In Gambusia affinis linkage group LG08, SWU_Gaff_1.0, whole genome shotgun sequence, a single window of DNA contains:
- the LOC122835913 gene encoding myoD family inhibitor domain-containing protein-like: protein MPPGGNTSVETRPTEAQPLPAPAPLTESSGVRGVSETPRRDLQRPTCPRCGLPVPQSGPEPAPWPQSRPRGSAALARDDRSRSERGGPGPDRPAPGSADSCLGLLLACLWCQFSVVLLGLLEACCSCCSSCARCCCDAPGEELGCPAHCHSVLFESCCEPIEFLEFCLDCCEICHRG from the exons CCCAGCCTCTGCCGGCTCCAGCCCCCCTGACGGAGTCCTCAGGGGTCCGCGGCGTGTCAGAGACGCCCCGGCGTGACCTCCAGAGGCCGACGTGTCCCCGATGCGGCCTCCCCGTCCCGCAGAGCGGACCGGAACCAGCCCCGTGGCCCCAGAGCCGGCCGCGGGGCTCAGCAGCGTTGGCACGCGACGACAGGAGCCGGAGCGAGAGAGGTGGGCCCGGACCCGACCGACCTGCTCCTGGATCTGCAG ACTCGTGCTTGGGGCTGCTGCTGGCGTGCCTGTGGTGCCAGTTCTCGGTGGTGCTGCTGGGCCTGCTGGAggcctgctgctcctgctgctcctcctgcgCCCGCTGCTGCTGCGACGCGCCCGGCGAAGAGCTGGGATGCCCCGCCCACTGCCACTCGGTGCTGTTCGAGTCCTGCTGTGAGCCCATCGAGTTCCTGGAGTTCTGCCTGGACTGCTGCGAGATCTGCCACCGCGGCTGA